CGTTGTGCAGCACCGGCGGTGGGTAGCGGCCGCTGCGCAGCACCGCGGCGCGGCCGGTGAGGCCCTCGCCGGTGGCGTAGCTCTCCGCGGCGAACCAATCCGCCGGCACACCCGCGGCGGCGCGCCGCCGATAGCGTCCTTCCTCGAACAGGAAAACTGCCGTGGCCTCGCAGTTCAGGTGCGCCCGGGTGAGATCGGCGGTGAGCTGCAGGAGACGTGGCGCATCTTCCTGCGCCGCGAGCCGCGTCGAGAGCTCGTAGAGCAGCTGCAGCGTCGCCTGCTGGCGCTCGCGCTGTTGCAGCGTCTCCAGAGCGATGGCGGTCTTGTCGGCCAGGATGGAGAGGAATTCCACGTCGCGCTCGCGGAAGCGGTTGGGCGTGAAGGACTCGACGTTGAGCACGCCGAGGACGACGTTCTCGAAGCGAATGGGGACGGCGAGCTCGGAGCGCGTGGCGGCGCTGTGCAGCACGTACTGCGCGTGGGTGGTCACGTCGTTGGCGACGATGGGCTGCCCGGTGCGCGCCACCTCGCCGGTGATGCCCTGGCCGAGGGCGAGACCCGGGCTGCCCACGGTGTAGCCCATGGCGGCGATCTCGCGCAGGCGGCCGGCGTCGCGGTCGAGGAGCTCGAGGCAGCCCACCGGCAGGCGGAGCACGCCGAGGACGATCTCCAGGATGCGCCGGCCGATGGTTTCGAGGGGAAGCGGCTTGGTCACGAGCTGGCCGATTTCATTGATGGCGCGGAGCTCGTCGATGCGGCGCTCGTACAGATCGGCGTTGCGGATCGCCGTGCTCATCTTCTCCACGAAGCGCCCGACCACGGCCACGTCGGCCGGCGTGAAGGCCCCGGCGCCCGTGTCGGAGAGCTTGAGCACCCCCAAGAGGCGCTCGCCGAAGAGGAGCGGCACCACGAGCATGCTGCGCTCCGGCGGCACCTGGCTGTCCCTGCAGGCGAAGCACAAGCGCTCGTAGAGAGCTTGCAAGCGTTTCGGCTCCAGGGTTGCCGCCGCAGTTTCGTCGGCTTCGAACAGCGGCTGCACCGCGCCGGCGCCGAGCGGGCTGCCGAGAACGAAGGCGCGGTCGCGGACCGTGAGCAGCTCTTGGAGCTCCGGCTCGAGCTCCAGCGTGGTCTGAATGTGCGGGCTCTTGGCCTTCTGCCACACCACCTTGTCGGCGCGCACCACCAGGCGGGAGCGTTCACGATCCACCAGCAGGATGGCGCCCCCATGGTCGTAGCGCACCAGGAGCTGCAGACCGTCGAGGATCTGGTAGAGAAGATCCACCGTGCGCAGCTCGCTGCCGATCTTGCGCTCGATGCGCGCCAGGACCTCGACGACGCGTGCTTCCGCCAGGGCATCGAGGCGCTCGTTCACCAGCTCGCCCGCGCGCAGCAACGCCCGCAGTTCCGTGCGCAGGAAAGGCTGCGTCCGCCCCAGGAGCAAGACGGCGATGGCCTTGCCCCGTTCCCGCAGGGACAGGTACAGGACTTCCGGCGGCACCGTGGCGCGCCCGGCAGCGAGGATCCCGCGCGCCAGAGCCGGGTCCCATTCGCGTGCGCCGATGCGGTGCACGATGCGGAGCTGATCGCCGCGGCCGGCGGCGAAGACCACGCCCTCGCTGGCGCCCAAGGCTTCCACCAGCTCGCGGAGGGCCACGTGCAGGGCGCGCTCGAGGGAACCCACGCTCTTGAGCTCATGCAGGATCTGCTGGCAGAGCCTGAACTCTCGCAGCTCCTGCGCTTCCGCGTCGAAATCCGCTGGCGATGATGGATGGGTGCCCATGATTCCGGATGGTAGCACGTGGGTGGGCTCGCGCGAGGGGAGAGCGCGCACCGTCGTGCGTTGCGCTCGTGCCCACGAGAGACGCGATGGTCTCAACCTGTGGAGCGATCATCGATGGCTACGTTCGTTGCCCGTCCCGGCGTATCGACCCCACCGCCCAAGTGCAGGTACCTGCTGGCGTCGGCATAATCCCAGCAGAGACTCTGGTCGGTCGGTATCGTCAGGTCATCGCTACACCCGAGAGCCGTCGTCACCAGCACCCAGGAGAGCCACATTCGGCAGTGTGCCCGGTGCATATTCAAGACCTTCGGTCCGCTCTGCGGTC
This region of Candidatus Krumholzibacteriia bacterium genomic DNA includes:
- a CDS encoding GAF domain-containing protein, whose product is MLPSGIMGTHPSSPADFDAEAQELREFRLCQQILHELKSVGSLERALHVALRELVEALGASEGVVFAAGRGDQLRIVHRIGAREWDPALARGILAAGRATVPPEVLYLSLRERGKAIAVLLLGRTQPFLRTELRALLRAGELVNERLDALAEARVVEVLARIERKIGSELRTVDLLYQILDGLQLLVRYDHGGAILLVDRERSRLVVRADKVVWQKAKSPHIQTTLELEPELQELLTVRDRAFVLGSPLGAGAVQPLFEADETAAATLEPKRLQALYERLCFACRDSQVPPERSMLVVPLLFGERLLGVLKLSDTGAGAFTPADVAVVGRFVEKMSTAIRNADLYERRIDELRAINEIGQLVTKPLPLETIGRRILEIVLGVLRLPVGCLELLDRDAGRLREIAAMGYTVGSPGLALGQGITGEVARTGQPIVANDVTTHAQYVLHSAATRSELAVPIRFENVVLGVLNVESFTPNRFRERDVEFLSILADKTAIALETLQQRERQQATLQLLYELSTRLAAQEDAPRLLQLTADLTRAHLNCEATAVFLFEEGRYRRRAAAGVPADWFAAESYATGEGLTGRAAVLRSGRYPPPVLHNDVEQSDHTTAEPMQRYREQLHTGRIAHLIATPLVENHRPIGILRVLNRLTQDGGLAAGGFTKADVELLSAIASQVSLALADLRKRERIQQLGVRLEDQVRRRTEEAQRLASFVENAPLAIFWIDASGLLQFVNEAGEQMFGFPADELRGRRVDAAGSGILGDQFDSLSQVVEFMGLWSGELECRRSDGGLFPVYLSARELHDAAEVKQGMVVFVRDIAAIKELERQLIESEGKRVMADLASGVAHDVNNALGASLPMVQALLSDVEEGRYDRERFLDDLRQIESYTRISARIFKGMLAMARGTYAIDQVVNVNVRVATALDLLGFKLEKARVRVRRRLAEDLPPILAHPGRLEQAFHNLVMNAIDAMPEGGTLTARSWSDGERVSVVIEDTGSGIPEELLARVQEPFYTSKGHGTGLGLSVVRSIVWEHNGKMSLQSRVGHGTAVQLEFPVFQSGARAGAPAGSGPKAQEASPTGGTP